GGACCTTGGCCAAATTGCGAGATTACTTTTCTCATATATATCCTAAAAAATGAACTCTATTAATTGCATGACAAATTTACTTTAACTGGAGTGGGGCTTGCTTGCTTTTTCCGCTATAGGTAGTTGGGCTTGCCTCCACGCGCTAAAGCCGCCCTCTAAATGACAAATATTTGGCACGCCCATTCTTTGCAAGGTTTGGGTTGCTAAGGCTGAACGCCAAGCAGAAGCGCAATACAGAATGAGTTTTTTGCCTTCGCCAAACACAGGCTTGTAATAAGGGCTTTCGGGATCAACCCAGAACTCCAGCATGCCTCTTGGTGCGTGTAGGGCATTGGGGATCATGCCCTCTCGCTCCAATTCACGGACATCACGAATGTCAACAAACACCACATTGGAGTCCTCTAATAGTTGCTGAGCCATTTCCGCTGGAAGAGTCTCAATTTCATTCATAGCATCCTGAATGAGCTCTTGATATCCAATCTTTAATTTCACCAAAATCTCCTAAATTAACAAAGCATGCTTTTAATCAAGTACCTGCTACCATTCTGCTATGAACTTTACCCCCACAGAACTTGGCGCAAGTATTATTTTTGCAATTGCCGTTTTGCATACCTTTTGCACCGGTTATTTTGAATCTATTGCCAAAAAATCTCCGCGACATGCTGGGTTATGGCACCTCCTGGGTGAAGTAGAAATTGTTTTTGGGTTTTGGGCTGCTGTACTGGTTATTTTTATTGGCTTTAAAGATGATCTAAGTACAGCAAAAGAGTTTCTGAATAAACGCAATTTCACGGAGCCGCTCTTTGTTTTTGCCATCATGATCGTTGCTGGCACCAAACCAATTCTCTATATCTCTACCCAAGCACTTCATGGGCTCGCAAAAATATTACAGACCATATTGCGCATCAAGAGTGCGCCCGCTCTTTATTTCTTAACCCTAGGCGTCACGCCGCTCCTAGGATCCTTAATTACTGAGCCTGCAGCAATGACCTTGGCAGCCTTTCTACTGCGCGACCTGGTCTATCGCCACAAGTGCTCTAAAGCACTCTTGTTTGGCACGCTTGGTGTTTTGTTTGTCAACATATCAATTGGCGGCACACTAACCAACTTTGCAGCCCCGCCAGTTTTGATGGTTGCTTCCACCTGGGGCTGGAGTTCAGCATTTATGTTTGCGAACTTTGGCTTGGAGTCCTGCATAGCAATTCTCATCAACGCGTT
The window above is part of the Polynucleobacter sp. AP-Kolm-20A-A1 genome. Proteins encoded here:
- a CDS encoding rhodanese-like domain-containing protein is translated as MKLKIGYQELIQDAMNEIETLPAEMAQQLLEDSNVVFVDIRDVRELEREGMIPNALHAPRGMLEFWVDPESPYYKPVFGEGKKLILYCASAWRSALATQTLQRMGVPNICHLEGGFSAWRQAQLPIAEKASKPHSS
- a CDS encoding putative Na+/H+ antiporter → MNFTPTELGASIIFAIAVLHTFCTGYFESIAKKSPRHAGLWHLLGEVEIVFGFWAAVLVIFIGFKDDLSTAKEFLNKRNFTEPLFVFAIMIVAGTKPILYISTQALHGLAKILQTILRIKSAPALYFLTLGVTPLLGSLITEPAAMTLAAFLLRDLVYRHKCSKALLFGTLGVLFVNISIGGTLTNFAAPPVLMVASTWGWSSAFMFANFGLESCIAILINAFAATLLFHRQLIEPNTDKKEVKLPLAVIFMHLLFLCGVVVFAHDPIIFMWILLFFIGYTTAYPKHQSPLILKEALLVGFFLGGLVVLGALQGWWLQPILEMMSPTAVFYGSLVLTAFTDNAALTYLGSLVTGTSPEFKLALVGGAVAGGGLTVIANAPNPAGIAILRQHFPNGAVSALFLLIAAIPPTLVAILAYRLI